A section of the Prochlorococcus marinus XMU1402 genome encodes:
- a CDS encoding DUF3318 domain-containing protein: MSELQRLKSLLPPENESWVFIEAAAALDPPLITLEEIGRDEVEIQIDLDSWEDFAIDHRNLLFWHEVGKIQNDAIPRDGWEMAALAIGLGGAIGELWVQDGLLLLLALGLSSFAGYRLYIKNNSEKKLQDAIFADERAIDLACRFGYSIPNAYKSLGGALKELIDKTRKKKKRSFFEDRLDALRKSAEKARAELSQQEGSEKSVSSENVYGQ, from the coding sequence ATGAGCGAACTTCAACGACTTAAAAGTTTGTTGCCTCCAGAGAATGAAAGTTGGGTATTTATTGAAGCTGCCGCTGCATTAGATCCACCTTTAATAACACTGGAGGAAATTGGTCGTGACGAAGTAGAAATACAAATAGATTTAGATTCCTGGGAAGACTTTGCCATTGATCACAGAAATTTATTATTTTGGCACGAGGTTGGGAAAATTCAAAATGATGCAATTCCAAGAGATGGTTGGGAAATGGCTGCTCTTGCAATAGGACTAGGAGGCGCAATAGGAGAGTTGTGGGTACAAGATGGATTACTTTTGTTACTGGCTCTTGGCTTATCAAGTTTTGCAGGTTATAGACTATACATAAAGAATAATTCTGAAAAGAAACTCCAAGATGCTATTTTTGCAGATGAAAGAGCCATAGATCTTGCTTGTAGATTTGGATACAGTATCCCAAATGCTTATAAAAGTCTTGGAGGAGCCTTAAAGGAGTTAATTGATAAAACTAGAAAAAAGAAAAAAAGAAGTTTCTTTGAGGATAGATTAGATGCCCTAAGAAAAAGTGCTGAAAAAGCTAGAGCAGAATTATCTCAGCAAGAAGGTTCAGAAAAATCAGTCTCCAGCGAAAATGTATATGGACAATAA
- the rsfS gene encoding ribosome silencing factor — protein MDNKHLVLMAAKACDEKKAKDIKLIKIDKVSFISEWILIAEGLSDVQVRSITNSVEGELREKAKLEPIRKEGVNEAKWALLDYGDLIVNIFQPDIRKYYDLESFWSNGDNLSFP, from the coding sequence ATGGACAATAAACATTTAGTTTTGATGGCAGCTAAAGCTTGTGACGAAAAAAAGGCTAAAGATATAAAACTTATAAAAATTGACAAAGTTTCTTTCATAAGTGAATGGATATTAATCGCAGAGGGATTATCTGATGTACAGGTTAGATCTATAACTAACTCTGTAGAAGGAGAGTTAAGAGAGAAGGCTAAACTAGAACCAATAAGAAAAGAGGGAGTTAATGAAGCTAAATGGGCTTTACTTGACTATGGTGATTTGATCGTAAATATTTTTCAGCCAGATATAAGAAAATACTACGATCTTGAATCATTTTGGAGTAATGGAGATAATCTTTCATTCCCATAA
- a CDS encoding CGLD27 family protein, translating into MNESKCPVPKEQQPTNEFIALSKSKIFSWPKTKKSLILVLIKFWIIAFVMFIVISSGSIYFKTSLLKYILLSLFSSLAIPLLVSIRLYLGWNHVFKRLTSEKVEYEESGWYDGQVWIKPLVLKEQESLIASIEVKPILKNLIQILSIISVLALSGILLFQYNNF; encoded by the coding sequence ATGAACGAATCTAAATGTCCTGTCCCAAAGGAGCAACAACCCACAAATGAATTCATAGCATTATCAAAATCTAAAATTTTTTCTTGGCCAAAAACTAAAAAATCATTAATCCTTGTGTTGATTAAATTTTGGATAATTGCATTTGTTATGTTTATTGTTATTTCTTCTGGAAGTATATATTTCAAAACATCCCTTCTAAAATATATTTTATTAAGTTTATTTAGTAGTTTAGCAATACCTCTCTTAGTATCTATAAGATTATATCTTGGTTGGAATCACGTTTTTAAAAGATTGACTTCTGAAAAAGTTGAATACGAAGAATCTGGATGGTATGACGGCCAAGTATGGATAAAGCCATTAGTTTTGAAAGAACAGGAATCGCTTATTGCATCAATTGAAGTAAAGCCTATTTTAAAAAATTTAATACAAATTTTATCTATTATTTCAGTTCTAGCTTTATCAGGAATTTTGCTTTTTCAATATAACAATTTCTAA
- a CDS encoding asparaginase has protein sequence MSSNFKNLYTSNNPPLQATLIRGSNIESIHKIHAVITDKKGRVLMCAGNPEYKSFIRSSLKPFQAIPFVSSGAASKINDASKSIALACGSHSGSRIHAREAFKILWEYDIDINNLKCPITKSSPLQHNCSGKHAAFLATCKKLNWPLESYLKGDHPLQIEIFRIVSELLEIPISEINAERDDCGAPTLYLKLIEMSKLYSLLSSSENAELEQISRAMTTNPMMISDNNKFDTEIIKGSHGQVIGKGGAEGIQCLSKVNEGIGLALKVEDGSKRAKHAVSLHLLKQLEWISDLRIQDIEEKVLNFSEGVRIEVQGQLKFQES, from the coding sequence ATGAGTTCAAATTTCAAAAACCTATATACATCTAATAATCCGCCTTTACAAGCAACATTGATAAGAGGTTCAAATATTGAGTCAATTCATAAAATTCATGCTGTTATTACTGACAAAAAAGGCAGAGTTTTAATGTGTGCAGGAAACCCAGAATATAAAAGTTTCATAAGGTCATCGTTAAAACCTTTTCAGGCAATACCGTTTGTCAGTAGTGGTGCTGCATCAAAAATTAATGATGCTTCAAAATCAATCGCATTAGCATGCGGTTCGCACAGTGGATCAAGAATTCATGCAAGGGAAGCTTTTAAAATTTTGTGGGAATATGACATCGACATTAATAATTTAAAATGTCCAATAACCAAATCAAGTCCATTACAACATAATTGTTCAGGCAAACATGCCGCGTTTCTTGCTACATGTAAAAAGTTGAATTGGCCATTAGAAAGTTATTTAAAAGGGGATCATCCACTTCAAATAGAAATATTCAGAATTGTTTCAGAATTATTAGAAATCCCCATATCTGAAATAAACGCTGAACGTGATGATTGTGGCGCCCCAACTCTTTACTTAAAACTAATAGAAATGTCAAAGTTATATTCTCTTCTAAGCAGTTCTGAAAATGCTGAATTAGAGCAAATCAGTAGAGCTATGACAACTAACCCAATGATGATAAGTGACAATAATAAATTTGATACTGAAATAATTAAAGGCTCTCATGGACAGGTTATAGGTAAAGGTGGAGCGGAGGGAATACAGTGTCTATCCAAGGTAAATGAAGGGATAGGACTCGCATTAAAAGTAGAAGATGGTTCAAAAAGAGCAAAACATGCTGTGAGTCTTCACTTACTAAAACAGTTAGAATGGATATCTGACTTAAGGATTCAAGATATTGAAGAAAAGGTACTTAATTTTTCAGAGGGAGTGCGAATTGAAGTACAAGGTCAATTAAAATTCCAAGAATCCTAA
- the petP gene encoding cytochrome b6-f complex subunit PetP, with protein MSILDKAKIGDSVQLSLEKSKDRLTKEIIAAVTNSSVATINDFRITDGKGIGVVVQLSNGKEQWFFEDEIDLLDENGNVIKKVNDTKQKNTLIFNTLGGLNYENKNRVKELVNPANFFLWLVVSIKDIF; from the coding sequence ATGTCAATTTTAGATAAGGCCAAAATAGGTGATTCTGTTCAATTAAGTTTAGAAAAATCAAAAGATAGACTTACTAAAGAAATTATTGCTGCTGTTACCAATTCTTCGGTGGCTACAATTAATGATTTTAGAATAACTGATGGCAAAGGTATTGGTGTAGTCGTGCAACTATCTAATGGTAAAGAGCAATGGTTTTTTGAAGATGAAATTGACCTTCTTGACGAAAACGGAAATGTAATAAAGAAAGTTAACGATACTAAACAGAAAAATACTTTGATATTCAATACTTTAGGAGGATTAAATTATGAAAATAAGAATAGGGTTAAAGAGTTAGTTAATCCAGCTAACTTTTTTCTGTGGCTAGTCGTATCCATTAAAGATATTTTTTAA
- a CDS encoding ABC transporter ATP-binding protein has translation MFKNIIEVRDLSKSFDISSKDPGLKGTIKHFFRRETKSLKVIKNVSFEIKEGEIVGFLGANGAGKTTILKMLCGLIYPSEGSVLVSGHLPYRRKENFLKKITLIMGQKQQLIWDLPPIESFYLNASIYDLGKREAKRRIKKLSEMLEIDSELFIPVRKLSLGQRMKAELLAALIHQPNILFLDEPTLGLDINAQRNLRKFLQKYNKETNATICLTSHYMKDITSLCKRVICVHEGSISYDGKLDLLLKKLSPVKEILIVCRSEEDAIKLEKSGFAVKNKTKNEITIIVENNSITSSLKSILNNFDIEDLFINEPPIDEIIGKILIKKDYGI, from the coding sequence ATGTTTAAAAATATTATTGAAGTTAGAGATTTGTCAAAGTCGTTTGACATCTCTTCTAAAGACCCTGGATTAAAAGGGACGATTAAACATTTTTTTAGAAGAGAAACAAAAAGTTTAAAGGTTATAAAAAATGTAAGTTTCGAAATAAAAGAAGGTGAAATAGTAGGTTTTCTTGGTGCTAACGGAGCTGGGAAAACAACAATTTTAAAAATGCTTTGTGGCTTAATTTATCCAAGCGAAGGTTCAGTTTTAGTTTCAGGCCATCTACCTTACAGGAGAAAAGAAAATTTCTTAAAAAAGATAACCCTAATAATGGGACAAAAACAACAACTTATTTGGGACCTTCCACCAATTGAATCATTTTATTTGAACGCATCAATATATGACTTAGGGAAGAGAGAAGCAAAAAGAAGAATAAAAAAATTATCAGAGATGCTTGAAATTGATTCTGAATTATTTATACCTGTTAGAAAACTATCTTTAGGTCAGCGTATGAAAGCAGAATTACTAGCAGCCTTGATACATCAACCAAATATTCTATTTTTAGATGAGCCCACACTTGGTTTAGATATTAATGCACAAAGAAATTTAAGAAAATTTCTTCAAAAATATAATAAGGAAACTAATGCAACGATATGTCTAACAAGTCACTATATGAAAGACATTACATCCCTATGTAAGAGGGTTATATGTGTTCATGAGGGGTCAATTTCATACGATGGAAAACTTGATCTTTTATTAAAAAAACTATCTCCTGTTAAAGAAATATTAATTGTTTGTCGTTCAGAAGAAGATGCAATTAAATTAGAGAAATCAGGTTTTGCTGTTAAAAATAAAACAAAGAATGAAATTACAATAATAGTAGAAAATAACTCTATTACTTCTTCACTGAAAAGCATCCTTAATAATTTTGATATTGAAGACCTATTTATAAATGAACCACCTATAGATGAAATTATTGGGAAAATATTAATAAAAAAAGATTATGGCATCTAA
- a CDS encoding ABC transporter permease — protein sequence MASNLIKRKFFTLLKVQYSNMLEYRIEIALWAISGVIPFFMLNIWTNNNLNEYINISDVMLSRYFLCAFFVRQFSVVWVVFSFEEDSLMGKVSPYLIQPLNPFFRYFAQHLAEQLTRFPFALLIATIFFIFNPESIWIPNFGILLLSIISTLLSFLIQFLIQSIIACLCFWTEKASSIERLLFIPTLFLSGLLAPVVSFPEYVKSWIYLTPFPYLIDFPANLLSGNATNISSGFSMQILWIVLLFPVFKKIWSKGTKKYTAMGS from the coding sequence ATGGCATCTAACTTGATTAAACGTAAATTTTTTACCTTATTAAAGGTTCAATATTCAAACATGTTGGAATATCGAATAGAGATTGCATTATGGGCGATTTCAGGAGTTATTCCTTTTTTCATGTTAAATATATGGACCAACAATAACCTTAATGAATACATAAATATTAGTGATGTCATGCTTTCTAGGTATTTTTTGTGTGCTTTTTTTGTGAGACAGTTTTCCGTAGTTTGGGTTGTATTTAGCTTCGAAGAAGATTCTCTTATGGGAAAGGTTTCTCCTTACTTAATCCAACCTTTAAATCCATTTTTCAGGTATTTTGCACAGCATCTTGCAGAACAATTAACAAGATTTCCTTTCGCTCTACTAATAGCAACAATCTTTTTTATTTTTAATCCAGAGAGTATATGGATTCCAAATTTTGGTATTTTATTATTATCGATAATATCAACTTTATTATCTTTCTTAATTCAATTTTTAATTCAATCAATAATTGCATGTTTATGCTTCTGGACCGAAAAAGCTTCTTCAATTGAAAGATTATTATTTATCCCAACTTTATTTCTCTCAGGTCTTTTAGCTCCAGTAGTTTCGTTTCCCGAATATGTTAAATCCTGGATTTATTTAACTCCTTTTCCGTATTTAATAGATTTCCCTGCAAACTTACTTTCAGGAAATGCAACAAATATCAGTAGTGGCTTTAGTATGCAAATTCTATGGATTGTTTTACTTTTCCCAGTATTTAAAAAAATATGGTCAAAAGGAACGAAAAAATATACAGCTATGGGATCATGA
- a CDS encoding ABC transporter permease: MNLKKYLNVYKKFLHTSLASELEYKTNIFIDLITAILSLIGSIFLLSIFFQNNSSIGGWEFKQALIIQSIYTILNGITNTWFNPNLTEIVKHIREGTLDFVLLKPIDSQFFISLKKITPSGFLEIILGICLLLYCIKINQININLSFFTLCLITIISSICILYSLWFFISTTTIWFVKTWNATEVLRSFLYIGRFPLDSFSFSLRIFFSVFIPIAFITTIPSEVFLGISQFWKILLEVTVAMVFLFSSRKFWLFALKFYSSASS, encoded by the coding sequence ATGAATTTAAAGAAATATCTTAATGTTTATAAAAAATTTTTACATACCTCTTTAGCTTCTGAATTGGAGTATAAAACAAATATATTCATTGATTTAATTACTGCAATTTTAAGTTTAATAGGGAGTATTTTTTTATTATCAATTTTTTTTCAAAACAATAGCAGTATTGGAGGTTGGGAATTTAAACAGGCACTAATAATTCAGAGTATTTATACAATTTTAAATGGAATAACTAATACATGGTTCAATCCAAATCTTACAGAAATAGTTAAGCACATAAGAGAAGGAACTTTAGATTTCGTGCTTTTAAAACCAATTGATAGTCAATTTTTTATTTCATTAAAAAAAATAACTCCATCTGGCTTTTTAGAAATAATACTTGGAATTTGCTTATTGTTATACTGCATAAAAATCAATCAAATAAATATAAATTTAAGTTTTTTTACTTTATGCTTGATCACTATAATTTCATCAATATGTATTTTATATAGCTTATGGTTTTTTATTTCTACAACTACTATTTGGTTTGTAAAGACATGGAATGCGACAGAAGTACTAAGATCATTCCTTTACATTGGAAGATTTCCATTGGATTCATTTTCATTTTCTTTGAGAATATTTTTTAGTGTGTTCATTCCTATTGCATTTATAACAACCATACCTTCTGAAGTTTTCCTAGGCATATCTCAATTTTGGAAAATATTGCTTGAAGTTACTGTTGCGATGGTATTTCTATTTAGTTCTAGAAAGTTCTGGTTATTTGCATTGAAATTCTATTCATCCGCTTCTAGTTAA
- a CDS encoding sulfite exporter TauE/SafE family protein, with translation MPYLLTILVNSFDSSLYKSFSIFLISFFSNTFSAISGGGAGLIQLPALILSGVPYYQALASHKLATVALGLGGSLRNYKTLKNDIGVACQILIFGLPGVIFGASIVEFISEQYLYLILAIISILLAFYSFLKSDLGQSSWNNKLNLIHKIKFLILIFIIGILNGSISSGTGLLVTMLLVKTYGMDFLRAISLTFFTVGIFWNFTGAIFLSNIGSIHSNILILLIFGSFTGGYCGAHLSQLKGNKLIKKTFTIVCLLVGISLFIKSIVSFI, from the coding sequence ATGCCTTATTTATTAACAATATTAGTAAATAGCTTTGATTCATCTCTTTATAAGAGCTTTTCTATTTTTTTGATATCATTCTTTTCTAATACTTTTTCAGCAATTTCTGGAGGTGGAGCAGGTCTAATTCAATTACCTGCTTTGATTTTATCTGGTGTTCCTTATTATCAGGCGTTGGCTAGTCATAAATTAGCAACAGTAGCTTTAGGACTTGGCGGCTCATTAAGAAATTACAAAACACTAAAAAATGATATTGGTGTAGCTTGCCAAATTTTAATTTTTGGATTGCCAGGAGTGATTTTTGGTGCTTCTATCGTGGAATTTATATCAGAACAATATTTATACTTAATTTTAGCAATAATTTCAATATTACTAGCATTTTACTCATTTCTTAAATCAGATTTAGGTCAGTCATCTTGGAATAATAAACTTAATTTAATTCATAAAATTAAATTTCTAATATTAATTTTCATAATTGGTATTTTGAATGGTTCTATTTCTTCAGGAACTGGCTTGCTTGTAACGATGCTTTTAGTAAAAACCTATGGAATGGATTTTCTTCGTGCTATAAGTTTGACATTCTTTACAGTTGGAATTTTTTGGAATTTTACTGGTGCAATTTTTTTGAGTAATATAGGCTCAATTCATTCAAATATTTTAATATTACTGATATTTGGATCTTTTACGGGAGGATATTGTGGAGCTCATTTATCGCAGCTAAAAGGAAATAAACTAATTAAAAAAACTTTTACAATAGTATGTCTTCTTGTTGGAATTAGTTTGTTTATTAAATCAATAGTGAGTTTTATTTAG
- a CDS encoding HNH endonuclease, protein MHRQDAIYLDQLCPKISNKSWRESLHRLTKNKCIYCGQPSESLDHLHPMSKGGKSSTSNCVPCCLSCNGKKSDSEVLSWYRKQNFYDPRRAMAIRAWFNEDLKLASVLLNYLN, encoded by the coding sequence ATGCATAGACAAGATGCAATTTACCTTGATCAGCTATGCCCCAAGATAAGTAATAAAAGTTGGAGAGAGTCTCTCCATAGACTTACTAAAAATAAATGTATTTATTGTGGTCAGCCATCAGAATCACTTGATCACCTTCATCCAATGTCAAAAGGAGGGAAGAGCAGTACGAGTAATTGTGTGCCATGTTGTTTGTCATGTAATGGTAAGAAATCAGATTCTGAAGTTCTAAGTTGGTACAGAAAACAAAATTTTTATGATCCCAGAAGGGCTATGGCAATAAGAGCATGGTTTAATGAAGATTTAAAACTAGCATCAGTTCTTTTGAACTACTTAAATTAA
- a CDS encoding josephin, with the protein MLRNSPQYLFLASGAKNGEGFWIVGVKNCDENIFEDENLLDCHRKELVGNKSARDILFAINLNISNLSNELRNKNYLIERPSMGISFDIPLDLLEKIFDFWLDIYKNENNWKICLGLLKVRKRISLTNLIKSQSLKGNSKKWAIKVENLHTYVPNSQRIKKLNNPMWK; encoded by the coding sequence ATGCTAAGAAATTCGCCTCAATATCTATTTCTTGCTAGTGGTGCAAAAAATGGTGAAGGATTTTGGATTGTGGGAGTCAAAAATTGTGATGAGAATATTTTTGAGGATGAAAATCTTTTAGATTGCCATAGAAAAGAATTAGTAGGAAATAAATCCGCGAGAGATATTCTTTTCGCTATTAATTTAAATATAAGTAATTTATCAAATGAACTAAGAAACAAAAATTATCTAATTGAGAGGCCTTCAATGGGAATTTCCTTTGATATCCCACTTGATCTCTTAGAAAAGATTTTTGATTTTTGGCTAGATATTTATAAAAATGAAAACAATTGGAAAATTTGCCTAGGCCTTCTCAAAGTTAGAAAAAGAATTTCTTTAACAAATCTAATTAAGAGCCAAAGCCTAAAGGGTAATTCAAAAAAATGGGCTATAAAAGTTGAAAATTTGCATACTTATGTACCTAATTCACAAAGAATTAAAAAGCTTAATAACCCTATGTGGAAATAA
- a CDS encoding phosphoribosyltransferase, which produces MISYFTWSEFDKSVEQIANKCKFLEFSGIYGVPRGGLCLAVALSHKLKIDLIPKPIKNSLIVDDVYETGITLNTFKDVEGAKFFVLFSKVEPGWWNTVHMSEKKEWIVFPWENSKNVQSDFNEYHKKRG; this is translated from the coding sequence ATGATCAGTTACTTTACTTGGAGTGAATTCGATAAGAGCGTAGAGCAAATAGCTAACAAATGTAAGTTTTTAGAGTTTTCGGGAATTTATGGAGTTCCTCGTGGTGGCTTATGTCTTGCTGTAGCACTCAGCCATAAACTAAAAATTGATTTAATACCAAAACCAATTAAAAATTCATTAATAGTTGATGATGTTTATGAAACTGGTATTACATTAAACACCTTCAAAGATGTTGAGGGGGCAAAGTTTTTTGTATTATTTAGTAAAGTTGAACCTGGTTGGTGGAATACCGTTCATATGTCAGAAAAGAAGGAATGGATAGTTTTTCCTTGGGAAAACTCAAAAAATGTACAAAGTGACTTCAACGAATATCATAAAAAAAGGGGGTAA
- a CDS encoding nucleoside 2-deoxyribosyltransferase — protein MKKKLYLANPYGFSKQTKNLLYEFINIFNDLNVDVYEPFDRTQHIIKKEGEWAYDLAKSNFHDLKKCDCIFAIVNGTPPDEGVMVELGIAIALKKDIFLFRDDFRNCSDSDQYPLNLMLFLGLPRNNWKKYYFESLQDIKSNKKGFVQWAKK, from the coding sequence TTGAAAAAGAAATTATATCTAGCTAATCCATATGGATTTTCGAAACAAACTAAAAATCTCTTATATGAATTTATTAATATCTTCAATGATTTAAATGTAGATGTTTATGAACCTTTTGATAGGACACAACACATAATAAAAAAAGAAGGTGAATGGGCATATGATCTAGCAAAAAGTAATTTTCATGATTTAAAAAAATGTGATTGCATTTTTGCAATCGTTAATGGAACTCCCCCAGATGAAGGGGTAATGGTAGAACTGGGCATTGCAATTGCTCTTAAAAAGGATATCTTTTTATTTAGAGATGATTTTAGAAATTGTTCTGATAGCGATCAATACCCTTTAAATCTCATGTTGTTTCTTGGATTACCAAGGAATAATTGGAAAAAATATTATTTTGAATCCCTACAAGACATAAAAAGTAATAAAAAGGGATTTGTACAATGGGCAAAAAAATAA
- the rpsU gene encoding 30S ribosomal protein S21, producing MTQVTVGENEGIESALRRFKRQVSKSGIFADLKRLRHHETPIEKYKRKLQQRRKARRR from the coding sequence TTGACACAAGTAACAGTTGGTGAAAATGAGGGGATTGAGTCCGCTCTAAGAAGATTTAAAAGACAAGTATCAAAATCGGGTATCTTTGCAGATTTAAAAAGGCTTAGGCATCATGAAACTCCAATTGAAAAATACAAAAGAAAGTTGCAACAAAGGAGAAAAGCAAGAAGAAGATAA
- a CDS encoding helix-hairpin-helix domain-containing protein, which produces MISKFLSKLKSILFKSAVPSNTPLKKQKKSTKSAKSSKTKVKKVSSKKSIETLTTLPGVGAKSAKALYEAGFKTTKAIIAADEKDLLAVSGVGINLVKKLKNLK; this is translated from the coding sequence ATGATTTCTAAATTTTTAAGTAAACTTAAATCAATTCTATTTAAAAGTGCAGTACCTTCTAATACACCTTTAAAGAAACAAAAAAAGTCTACTAAGTCAGCAAAATCTTCAAAAACAAAAGTAAAAAAAGTTAGTTCAAAGAAAAGTATTGAAACCTTAACTACACTTCCTGGTGTAGGTGCTAAGAGTGCTAAGGCTTTGTATGAAGCTGGATTTAAGACAACTAAAGCAATTATTGCTGCGGATGAAAAAGATCTACTTGCCGTTTCTGGTGTTGGTATAAATCTTGTTAAAAAGCTAAAGAATTTGAAATAA
- a CDS encoding uridine kinase family protein has translation MKLIFISGPSGSGKTTLSNQIIDQIKNGTVLSTDNYYRTGLISKFFSKFVEGYFDRSISFNYKLFKKDFNFIVKNEISINQRSYDFQKKIIKNFRHKTNKINFLIIEGIFAKEFSNTLHNQNYFFLELKLNKNECMKRVAKRDLKERGKSQKKAKEDFLQSWDIYYKKFNKIIIKNNANHFTITKKTNIESLIKKIFN, from the coding sequence ATGAAGCTCATATTTATAAGTGGTCCATCAGGTAGTGGTAAAACAACATTATCAAATCAAATAATAGATCAGATTAAAAATGGAACTGTTTTAAGTACAGATAATTACTATAGAACAGGTCTAATAAGTAAATTCTTCTCAAAATTTGTTGAAGGTTATTTCGATAGAAGTATTAGTTTTAACTACAAACTATTTAAAAAAGATTTTAATTTTATTGTTAAGAATGAAATTTCAATCAATCAGCGTTCATATGACTTCCAAAAAAAAATAATAAAAAATTTCAGACATAAAACAAATAAAATTAACTTTTTAATTATAGAAGGAATTTTTGCGAAAGAATTTTCTAACACTTTACATAATCAAAATTATTTTTTTTTGGAATTAAAACTTAATAAAAATGAGTGTATGAAAAGAGTTGCTAAAAGAGATCTAAAAGAAAGAGGTAAGTCCCAAAAAAAAGCAAAGGAGGATTTTTTACAATCTTGGGATATTTATTACAAAAAATTTAATAAGATAATTATAAAGAATAATGCAAATCATTTTACTATTACTAAAAAAACTAATATTGAAAGTTTAATTAAAAAAATTTTTAATTAA
- a CDS encoding NAD(P)-binding protein, with the protein MKVDFTYDLLIIGGGISACVFASKYLQNNNTNKVGLIEVGRGLGGRSSTRISKRFKGWELNHGAPNLNICNRKNNLLLKNYIDELLANKFIKIEDSESVYLDQETNKENIYNSEFTCGINYLSLFSMSQLSQKIIEFNNSKAKIDFYFETLIVDLEFNNNEWKLTSKNGDIFKSKCLICSTNLLLHKRSLKILDINQIPLRKAIPKNKEKKIDLLLNFLDKQTYIPRLTFLIYTNKRYNYKDVYYKKNRYFYLQKNLENKYKFERIIFQLQNNNNLGIVIHTKNIDFIDFCLKAKDEDLINQKIFSNFNDLFKNNSTINQLTCNEKISIMKWRASQPSSNPVPLSFQFSRQYRIGFCGDWFEGDGFGRIEGSILSALELVKKIRFN; encoded by the coding sequence ATGAAGGTTGATTTTACATACGACTTATTAATAATAGGTGGAGGCATATCAGCATGTGTTTTCGCTTCAAAGTATCTTCAAAATAATAATACAAATAAAGTTGGCTTAATAGAGGTTGGTCGTGGACTAGGAGGAAGATCTAGTACGAGAATAAGTAAAAGATTTAAAGGTTGGGAACTAAACCATGGTGCTCCAAATTTAAATATATGCAATAGAAAAAATAACCTTTTATTAAAAAATTATATTGATGAATTATTGGCAAATAAATTTATTAAAATTGAAGATTCTGAATCGGTTTATCTAGATCAGGAAACTAATAAAGAAAATATTTATAATTCAGAATTTACTTGTGGGATTAATTATCTTTCTTTATTTTCTATGAGTCAACTATCACAAAAGATTATTGAGTTTAATAATTCAAAGGCAAAAATTGATTTTTATTTTGAAACTTTAATTGTGGATTTGGAGTTTAATAATAATGAATGGAAATTAACATCAAAAAATGGAGATATATTCAAATCTAAATGTCTTATTTGTTCAACAAATTTGTTATTGCATAAAAGGTCATTGAAAATATTAGATATCAATCAAATTCCATTAAGAAAAGCTATTCCAAAAAATAAAGAAAAAAAAATTGATTTACTTTTAAATTTTTTAGATAAACAAACATATATTCCAAGGTTAACTTTTTTAATTTATACAAACAAAAGGTATAACTATAAAGATGTTTATTATAAAAAAAATAGGTATTTTTATTTACAAAAAAATCTAGAGAATAAATATAAATTTGAACGAATTATTTTTCAGCTACAAAATAACAACAACTTGGGAATTGTGATACATACAAAAAATATAGATTTTATTGATTTTTGTTTAAAGGCAAAAGATGAAGATTTAATTAATCAAAAAATATTTTCAAATTTCAATGATCTGTTTAAGAATAATTCTACGATAAATCAATTAACTTGTAATGAGAAAATCTCTATTATGAAATGGAGAGCTTCACAACCCTCAAGTAATCCTGTCCCACTTTCTTTTCAATTTAGTAGACAATATAGAATTGGATTTTGCGGAGATTGGTTTGAAGGAGATGGATTTGGCAGGATTGAAGGTTCAATCTTAAGTGCTTTGGAGTTGGTAAAAAAAATAAGATTTAATTAA